The following are from one region of the Halarcobacter sp. genome:
- the cobA gene encoding uroporphyrinogen-III C-methyltransferase has translation MESKVYLTGAGPGDIELLTVKALKVIQTADVIIYDKLANPEILKEAKKDVETIFVGKEKGFHRVPQDEINEIIYQCALKYKNVVRLKGGDPFVFGRGGEEALYLKERGIKFEIIPGVTSAISVPAYAGIPVTNRGITPSFRVVTGHRKSSENIADINWKSFIEDETIVFLMGLHNISLIVTKLLEVGKSKDYPCAIISNGTTKKQKVITGTLSDIVDKSKDAVSPSIIIIGEVVNLREQLRWFD, from the coding sequence ATGGAATCTAAAGTTTATTTGACAGGAGCGGGGCCTGGAGATATAGAACTTCTAACAGTAAAAGCTTTAAAAGTTATACAAACAGCTGATGTAATTATATATGATAAATTAGCCAATCCAGAAATATTAAAAGAAGCAAAAAAAGATGTAGAAACAATTTTTGTAGGAAAAGAGAAAGGTTTTCATAGAGTCCCACAAGATGAAATAAATGAAATAATCTATCAATGTGCACTAAAATATAAAAATGTAGTAAGGCTTAAAGGTGGAGATCCATTTGTTTTTGGAAGAGGTGGAGAGGAAGCTTTATACCTAAAAGAAAGAGGTATTAAATTTGAGATCATTCCAGGTGTAACATCTGCTATTTCAGTGCCTGCTTATGCAGGGATCCCTGTTACAAATAGAGGAATCACACCTTCATTTAGAGTTGTGACGGGACATAGAAAAAGTAGTGAAAATATTGCTGATATAAATTGGAAATCATTTATAGAAGATGAAACTATAGTTTTTCTAATGGGGTTACATAATATTAGTTTAATAGTAACAAAACTATTAGAGGTTGGAAAATCTAAAGATTATCCCTGTGCAATAATCTCAAATGGTACAACAAAAAAACAAAAAGTGATTACAGGAACTCTTAGTGATATTGTGGATAAATCAAAAGATGCTGTTTCACCTTCAATTATTATAATTGGTGAAGTTGTAAACTTGCGAGAGCAATTAAGATGGTTTGATTAG
- a CDS encoding amino acid ABC transporter ATP-binding protein: MIEMNQLNKWYGDFHVLKDVNLKVKKGERVVICGPSGSGKSTTIRCINRLEPFQEGEIYVKGLQLTEDVKRIREVRKHVGMVFQHFNLFPHLSILENLVLAPTWVSKKPRKEAVETAMHYLERVKIAEQAHKYPNQLSGGQQQRVAIARCLCSNPDIMLFDEPTAALDPEMIGEVLDVMTELAEDGITMVCVTHEMGFAKKVADRVIFMDAGQIVEENTPVEFFENPQSDRLKTFLEQILDH, from the coding sequence ATGATTGAGATGAATCAACTTAACAAATGGTACGGGGATTTCCACGTACTAAAAGACGTAAATTTAAAAGTAAAAAAAGGTGAAAGAGTTGTAATTTGTGGTCCTTCAGGTTCAGGTAAATCTACAACAATTAGATGTATTAACAGACTTGAACCTTTTCAAGAGGGTGAGATTTATGTAAAAGGTTTACAACTAACTGAAGATGTAAAAAGGATTAGAGAGGTTAGAAAACATGTTGGTATGGTTTTCCAACACTTCAATCTTTTTCCACACCTTTCAATCTTAGAAAACTTAGTACTTGCTCCAACTTGGGTTTCTAAAAAACCTAGAAAAGAAGCAGTTGAAACAGCAATGCACTATTTAGAAAGAGTTAAAATTGCTGAGCAAGCTCATAAATATCCAAATCAATTATCTGGTGGACAACAACAAAGGGTTGCTATTGCTAGATGTCTATGTAGTAATCCAGATATTATGCTATTTGATGAACCAACAGCAGCACTAGACCCAGAAATGATTGGTGAAGTTCTAGATGTTATGACAGAACTAGCTGAAGATGGTATTACAATGGTTTGTGTAACACATGAGATGGGATTTGCAAAAAAAGTTGCAGATAGAGTTATCTTTATGGATGCAGGTCAAATTGTTGAAGAGAATACTCCTGTTGAATTCTTTGAAAATCCACAATCAGACAGATTAAAAACTTTCTTAGAACAAATCTTAGATCACTAA
- the ald gene encoding alanine dehydrogenase, producing the protein MKIGLIKEIKVHEYRVGLTPSCVEAYVQNGHTVYVEKDAGVGAGFEDAEYKAVGAIIEEDKKKIFDESEMIVKVKEPLPEEYEYFHEGQILYTYLHIAADKPQAQMLLEKKVKAVAYETITSAEGGLPCLTPMSEIAGRLAAQEGAKYLEKPFGGRGVLLGGVPGVQRGNVVIIGGGIVGLNACKMAVGLGANVTVLDISASRLAFYDDLFGSQVNTLFSNRANILKSIQEADLVIGAVLIPGAAAPKLIKEEDLKTMKKNSVIVDVAIDQGGCFETSKATYHDNPTYVVNDVVHYCVANMPGAVSLTSTLALTATTLRHGLNIANKGLEKALADDKHLLNGLNTYDGKLTNEAVAKSLDIAFEAVTF; encoded by the coding sequence ATGAAAATAGGTTTAATAAAAGAGATTAAAGTTCACGAATATAGAGTTGGTTTAACTCCAAGTTGCGTAGAAGCTTATGTACAAAACGGACATACAGTTTATGTAGAAAAAGATGCTGGTGTTGGTGCAGGGTTTGAAGATGCAGAATATAAAGCTGTGGGAGCAATCATTGAAGAAGATAAAAAGAAAATCTTTGATGAGAGTGAAATGATTGTAAAAGTTAAAGAGCCATTGCCAGAAGAGTATGAATATTTCCATGAGGGACAAATCCTTTATACATATTTACATATTGCAGCAGATAAACCACAAGCGCAAATGTTATTAGAAAAAAAAGTAAAAGCTGTAGCATATGAAACAATTACAAGTGCTGAAGGAGGACTACCTTGTCTTACTCCTATGAGTGAAATTGCAGGAAGACTAGCTGCTCAAGAGGGTGCAAAATATCTTGAAAAACCATTTGGTGGAAGAGGGGTTCTTTTAGGTGGAGTTCCAGGAGTTCAAAGAGGAAATGTAGTTATAATTGGTGGTGGAATTGTTGGTCTAAATGCTTGTAAAATGGCTGTTGGACTAGGAGCAAATGTAACTGTACTTGATATTTCTGCATCAAGACTTGCTTTTTATGATGATCTTTTTGGTTCTCAAGTTAATACACTATTTTCAAATAGAGCAAATATTCTAAAATCTATTCAAGAGGCTGATTTAGTTATTGGAGCAGTTTTAATTCCAGGAGCAGCTGCACCAAAACTTATAAAAGAAGAAGATTTAAAAACTATGAAGAAAAACTCTGTAATTGTAGATGTTGCAATCGACCAAGGTGGATGTTTTGAAACTTCAAAAGCTACTTATCATGATAATCCAACTTATGTTGTAAATGATGTGGTTCACTATTGTGTTGCAAATATGCCAGGAGCTGTTTCTTTAACTTCAACATTAGCTTTAACAGCAACAACATTAAGACATGGATTAAATATTGCTAATAAAGGTTTAGAAAAAGCATTAGCAGATGATAAACACTTATTAAATGGTCTTAATACTTATGATGGTAAATTAACAAACGAAGCTGTTGCAAAAAGTTTAGATATAGCTTTTGAAGCAGTAACATTTTAA
- a CDS encoding amino acid ABC transporter substrate-binding protein produces MKLLKTASLSLAAIAMAATVSMADTLETTKKNGVLSCGLNTGLPGFASPDSKGVWKGLDVDMCRAVAAAVLGDASKVKYAHLNAKERFTALSSGEVDVLARNTTWTATRDTSLGLNFTGVNYYDGQGFLVKKDLGVKSAKELDGATFCIQAGTTTELNLTDYFKANKMEYKPITYDTSAQTIEGFEAGRCDALTSDASQLYGLRTTLKDPNSAIVLPEIISKEPLGPVVRQGDDVWFNIVKWTHIAMLNAEELGVTSANVDEMLKSPNPSIKRLLGESGDIGKNLGLDPKWAYNIIKQVGNYGEAFERNVGKESPLGIARGLNALWKDGGLQYGAPIR; encoded by the coding sequence ATGAAATTACTAAAAACTGCCTCTTTAAGTCTTGCAGCTATTGCAATGGCTGCTACGGTATCAATGGCTGATACTTTAGAAACTACAAAGAAAAATGGTGTTCTAAGTTGTGGGCTTAATACTGGTCTACCAGGATTTGCTTCTCCAGATTCAAAAGGTGTTTGGAAAGGTTTAGATGTTGATATGTGTAGAGCTGTTGCTGCTGCTGTATTAGGTGATGCTTCAAAAGTTAAATATGCTCACTTAAATGCAAAAGAGAGATTTACTGCTTTATCAAGTGGTGAAGTTGATGTTTTAGCTAGAAACACTACTTGGACTGCTACAAGAGACACATCTTTAGGTTTAAACTTTACTGGTGTTAACTATTATGATGGTCAAGGTTTTTTAGTAAAAAAAGATTTAGGTGTTAAATCAGCAAAAGAGTTAGATGGTGCAACATTTTGTATCCAAGCTGGTACTACTACTGAGCTTAACTTAACTGACTACTTTAAAGCTAACAAAATGGAATATAAACCTATTACTTATGATACATCAGCACAAACTATTGAAGGTTTCGAAGCTGGTAGATGTGATGCTTTAACTTCTGATGCATCTCAATTATATGGTTTAAGAACTACTTTAAAAGATCCAAATTCTGCAATCGTATTACCTGAAATTATTTCAAAAGAGCCTTTAGGTCCAGTTGTTAGACAAGGTGACGACGTATGGTTTAATATTGTTAAATGGACTCACATTGCAATGTTAAATGCTGAAGAGTTAGGTGTAACTTCTGCAAATGTTGATGAAATGCTAAAATCTCCAAACCCATCAATCAAAAGACTTTTAGGTGAGTCTGGTGATATTGGTAAAAACTTAGGTTTAGATCCTAAATGGGCATATAATATTATCAAACAAGTTGGTAACTATGGTGAAGCATTCGAAAGAAATGTTGGAAAAGAGTCTCCACTTGGTATTGCAAGAGGTTTAAACGCACTATGGAAAGATGGTGGTTTACAATATGGAGCACCAATTAGATAA
- a CDS encoding bifunctional precorrin-2 dehydrogenase/sirohydrochlorin ferrochelatase, translated as MSNFPIFLSLENKKILVIGAGNIALRRINNLLEFTKNITILSEDFSQDIDLLIKKYNLTKINRKYEKKDILDFDMVICAVNNLELQENIYFESRSTHILYNCVDFQKYCDFYFPTFLKEGDLTLAISTNGVSPAFSKNLKVYLKKILPNDIDKFLSRMKELRKTLPKGEKRMSELKGKVSEYFEKSFKL; from the coding sequence ATGTCAAACTTTCCAATATTTTTATCTTTAGAAAATAAAAAAATATTAGTTATTGGTGCTGGAAATATTGCTTTAAGAAGAATTAATAATTTATTAGAATTTACTAAAAATATAACTATATTATCAGAAGATTTTTCACAAGATATAGATCTTTTAATAAAAAAATACAATTTGACAAAAATTAATAGAAAATATGAAAAAAAAGATATTTTAGATTTTGATATGGTGATTTGTGCAGTGAATAATCTTGAATTACAAGAAAATATCTATTTTGAATCAAGAAGCACACATATATTATATAATTGTGTAGATTTCCAAAAATATTGTGATTTTTATTTTCCAACTTTTTTAAAAGAGGGGGATTTAACTCTTGCCATATCCACGAATGGTGTATCTCCTGCTTTTTCAAAAAATTTAAAAGTGTATTTGAAAAAAATATTACCAAATGATATAGATAAATTTTTATCTAGAATGAAAGAGTTAAGAAAAACTCTTCCAAAAGGTGAAAAAAGAATGTCTGAACTAAAAGGTAAAGTTTCTGAGTATTTTGAAAAGAGTTTTAAACTCTAA
- the moaA gene encoding GTP 3',8-cyclase MoaA, with protein sequence MLIDGHGRKVDYLRVSVTERCNFRCQYCMPEKPFSWVPREELLSYEELFEFIKVSIDEGVKKVRITGGEPLLREGLDSFIKMISTYKDDIDLALTTNGFLLPKSAQKLADAGLKRINVSLDSLKPDVAAKVAQKDVLKTVLKGIQAADDAGLKIKINCVPMKGINDNELVDIIDFCKEKGYQVRFIEYMENDHASKYAKGLNSEEIQELIKKSYNFEKLEREGSSPSQEYKLEDGYVFGIIEPHKDDFCATCNRIRLTASGVLIPCLYYEDAQSIKEAIKNKDIPKAVAILKDVLANKPEKNKWTEDSEVSARAFYETGG encoded by the coding sequence ATGTTGATTGATGGGCATGGCAGAAAAGTAGATTATCTAAGAGTATCTGTTACTGAAAGATGTAATTTTAGATGTCAATATTGTATGCCAGAAAAACCATTTTCTTGGGTTCCAAGAGAAGAGTTATTATCTTATGAAGAGTTATTTGAATTTATTAAAGTATCAATTGATGAGGGTGTAAAAAAAGTTAGAATAACTGGTGGAGAACCCTTATTAAGAGAGGGGCTTGATAGTTTTATAAAAATGATTTCTACATATAAAGATGATATTGATTTAGCATTAACAACAAATGGATTTCTTTTACCAAAAAGTGCTCAAAAACTTGCAGATGCTGGACTAAAAAGAATAAATGTATCTTTAGATTCATTAAAGCCTGATGTTGCTGCAAAAGTTGCACAAAAAGATGTTTTAAAAACTGTATTAAAAGGTATCCAAGCAGCAGATGATGCAGGACTTAAAATAAAAATAAACTGCGTACCTATGAAAGGTATAAACGATAATGAACTTGTTGATATAATCGATTTCTGTAAAGAAAAAGGGTATCAAGTTAGATTTATCGAATATATGGAAAATGACCATGCAAGTAAATATGCCAAAGGGCTTAACTCAGAAGAGATACAAGAGCTTATTAAAAAAAGCTACAACTTTGAAAAACTAGAAAGAGAAGGTTCTTCTCCATCTCAAGAATACAAATTAGAGGATGGATATGTATTTGGTATTATAGAACCTCACAAAGATGATTTTTGTGCCACATGTAATAGAATTAGATTAACTGCAAGTGGTGTTTTAATTCCATGTTTATATTATGAGGATGCACAAAGTATCAAAGAAGCAATAAAAAATAAAGATATTCCAAAAGCTGTTGCAATTTTAAAAGATGTTTTAGCAAATAAACCAGAAAAAAATAAGTGGACAGAAGATTCAGAAGTTTCAGCTAGAGCTTTTTATGAGACAGGAGGGTGA
- a CDS encoding amino acid ABC transporter permease: protein MTKHKKKPQANVAFYNNPENRAIIYQILALAGIFLFTYFVLNNMFINIEKRGINTGFDFLGSEAGFGIIQSLVHYDESDSHGKVFIVGLLNTILVSVISIFFATIIGLLVGIGRLSKNWMISKLSMVYVETFRNIPILLQILFWYNVVLASLPSPRQSFSYLDTIFFNNRGLYIPSPVLESGFIAVFIAFILAIVAVVFLAKWSKKRHDETGEEFPIVTTSLAILILAPTLVFFVSGMPASLDYPALKGFNFKGGWSLIPELLALSFALSIYTATYIAEAVRAGIESVPKGQKEAAHSLGLKDHVILKKVVLPQALRVIIPPVINQYLNLTKNSSLATAIGYPELVTLFAGTSLNVVGQAIEIILMTMAVYLTLSIIISILMNYINSKMQIKER, encoded by the coding sequence ATGACAAAGCATAAAAAAAAGCCACAAGCTAATGTAGCTTTTTATAATAACCCTGAAAACAGGGCAATTATTTATCAAATACTAGCCTTAGCTGGTATATTTTTATTTACATATTTTGTTTTAAACAATATGTTTATAAACATTGAAAAACGTGGGATTAATACAGGATTTGACTTTTTAGGTAGTGAGGCAGGATTTGGGATTATTCAATCACTAGTCCATTATGATGAATCAGACTCACATGGAAAAGTTTTTATAGTTGGACTTCTAAATACAATATTAGTATCTGTTATTAGTATCTTTTTTGCTACAATAATCGGTCTTTTAGTTGGAATTGGGAGACTTTCAAAAAACTGGATGATTTCAAAATTATCTATGGTTTATGTAGAAACTTTCAGAAATATTCCTATATTACTACAAATACTTTTTTGGTACAATGTTGTATTGGCCTCACTTCCAAGCCCAAGGCAATCTTTTTCATATTTAGATACAATTTTCTTCAATAATAGAGGACTTTATATTCCAAGTCCAGTTTTAGAAAGTGGATTTATTGCAGTATTTATTGCATTTATCTTAGCTATAGTAGCAGTTGTATTTTTAGCTAAGTGGTCGAAAAAGAGACATGATGAAACAGGTGAAGAGTTTCCTATTGTAACTACTTCTCTTGCTATTTTAATTTTGGCTCCAACGCTTGTATTTTTTGTAAGTGGTATGCCTGCAAGTTTAGATTATCCAGCACTAAAAGGTTTTAACTTTAAAGGTGGTTGGTCACTTATTCCAGAACTACTTGCATTATCTTTTGCACTTAGTATTTATACAGCTACATATATAGCCGAAGCTGTAAGAGCTGGTATTGAATCTGTGCCAAAAGGGCAAAAAGAAGCAGCTCACTCTTTAGGATTAAAAGATCACGTAATCTTAAAAAAAGTTGTTTTACCTCAAGCTCTTAGAGTTATTATTCCTCCTGTGATTAATCAATACTTAAACCTAACAAAGAACTCATCTCTTGCAACTGCAATTGGATATCCAGAACTTGTAACTCTTTTTGCTGGTACTTCTTTAAATGTTGTTGGACAAGCAATTGAGATTATATTGATGACAATGGCTGTATATTTAACATTAAGTATTATTATCTCTATTCTTATGAACTATATTAATTCTAAAATGCAAATAAAGGAGAGATAA
- a CDS encoding amino acid ABC transporter permease has protein sequence MAIYEKKQARPAPSGTKGFGHWLRENLFSDVTSTILTLVSLYILYLILPPLLNWLIFDATWSGTKEEITGDGARWIFIYEKFNQFIYGFYPHAEQWRPNLILILFIISIVIFKKVPTKVKFAIIALFPIVSFFLLYGGFGLDIVPTTKWGGLLLTIVVASVGIVASFPIGVLFALGRQSRMPIIRTISIMYIEFIRGVPLITLLFMSSVILPLFFPEGMDFDKLLRALIGITLFQAAYIAEVVRGGLQAIPKGQYEAADSMALTYWQSMGLIILPQALKISIPNIVGAFISLFKDTTLVLIIGLFDLLAMVTLTTTDANWLGFETEGYVFITFIYWVICFSMSKYAKSIEDKFNTNHR, from the coding sequence ATGGCAATTTATGAGAAAAAACAAGCTAGACCTGCTCCTTCTGGAACAAAAGGTTTTGGACATTGGTTAAGGGAAAATCTATTTTCTGATGTTACAAGTACAATTCTTACTTTAGTATCATTATATATACTTTATCTTATCTTACCGCCATTATTAAACTGGTTAATCTTTGATGCTACATGGAGTGGAACAAAAGAAGAGATCACAGGTGATGGAGCTAGATGGATATTTATTTATGAAAAGTTTAATCAATTTATATATGGTTTTTATCCACACGCTGAACAATGGAGACCAAATTTAATTCTTATTTTGTTTATTATAAGTATTGTAATATTTAAAAAAGTTCCTACAAAAGTAAAATTTGCAATTATTGCACTATTTCCAATAGTATCATTTTTCCTTCTTTATGGAGGGTTTGGTTTAGATATAGTTCCTACAACAAAATGGGGTGGTTTATTACTTACTATTGTTGTAGCATCTGTTGGTATTGTTGCATCTTTTCCAATAGGGGTTTTATTTGCTTTAGGTAGACAATCTAGAATGCCTATTATTAGAACAATTTCAATAATGTATATTGAGTTTATTAGAGGGGTACCATTAATTACACTTTTATTTATGTCATCAGTAATTTTACCTTTATTTTTCCCAGAAGGGATGGATTTTGATAAACTACTAAGAGCATTAATTGGTATTACTCTTTTCCAAGCTGCATATATTGCAGAAGTAGTAAGAGGTGGATTACAAGCGATTCCTAAAGGTCAGTATGAAGCAGCTGATTCAATGGCTTTAACATATTGGCAATCAATGGGATTAATTATTTTACCACAAGCACTTAAAATATCAATTCCAAACATAGTTGGTGCTTTTATTTCATTATTTAAAGATACTACACTAGTATTGATTATTGGATTATTTGACCTTCTTGCAATGGTTACATTAACAACAACTGATGCAAACTGGTTAGGATTTGAAACTGAGGGTTATGTATTTATAACCTTTATATACTGGGTAATTTGTTTTAGCATGTCAAAATATGCAAAATCAATTGAAGATAAATTTAATACAAACCATAGATAA
- a CDS encoding glycosyl transferase, with protein MNFFKYIKAVGTGPKSNRDLTKEEIKEAIEAILEKKCESEQSAAFLMLLRVKLESDDELKGCLETFDKYIKRESIPESVELGYSYDGKTNQPYLFPLYASVLKDFFNRNKEIEPFEIVISGDKLQPAKAGLTVKDVANAVELDEKIHFFDRANYFKELSELTYLRKKLYMRTIFNTVEKLLNPASSKYAITSAFHRPYVEKYKKLFSSNYENLLIIKGSEGACEVFNDFKYWVNVDGEIVEKSIKLKDLGINYTNTYENITLEENLSIINNPSAELMKIVKLNVAVLLFSANRVESIEKAYEMLNNKACCITNFFKKLFFIK; from the coding sequence ATGAATTTTTTTAAATATATAAAAGCAGTTGGAACTGGACCTAAATCAAATAGAGACTTAACAAAAGAAGAGATAAAAGAAGCTATTGAAGCAATTTTAGAAAAGAAGTGTGAAAGTGAGCAATCAGCAGCTTTTTTAATGCTTTTAAGGGTTAAGCTTGAATCTGATGATGAACTAAAAGGGTGTTTAGAAACTTTTGATAAATATATAAAAAGAGAATCTATTCCTGAGTCTGTAGAGCTTGGATACTCTTATGATGGGAAAACAAATCAACCATATCTTTTCCCTTTATATGCAAGTGTATTAAAAGACTTTTTTAATAGAAATAAAGAGATTGAACCTTTTGAAATAGTTATAAGCGGTGATAAGCTTCAACCAGCAAAAGCTGGATTAACTGTAAAAGATGTTGCAAATGCCGTTGAACTAGATGAAAAAATACATTTTTTTGATAGAGCTAACTATTTTAAAGAGTTATCAGAATTAACATATTTAAGAAAAAAACTTTATATGAGAACAATTTTTAATACAGTAGAAAAACTATTAAATCCTGCAAGTTCTAAATATGCTATTACATCAGCATTTCATAGACCATATGTTGAAAAGTATAAAAAACTTTTTTCAAGCAATTATGAAAATTTACTTATTATAAAAGGTAGTGAAGGGGCTTGTGAAGTGTTTAATGATTTTAAATACTGGGTAAATGTTGATGGAGAGATTGTTGAAAAAAGTATAAAACTAAAAGATTTAGGGATAAACTATACAAATACTTATGAAAATATTACCTTAGAAGAGAACTTATCTATTATAAATAATCCAAGTGCTGAGTTGATGAAAATTGTTAAATTAAATGTGGCAGTTTTACTTTTTAGTGCAAATAGAGTTGAATCTATTGAAAAAGCTTATGAGATGTTAAATAACAAAGCTTGTTGTATAACTAACTTCTTTAAAAAACTATTCTTTATAAAATAA
- a CDS encoding LysE family translocator produces the protein MDLVNITLLLVFIPTFFFVSITPGMCMTLALSMGMSIGLKKTFYMMYGELIGVGLVATSSVIGVATIMLKYPTIFLFLKYGGGAYLAYLGIQMWMSKGKMALKLDKSCEFNISKKSLAMQGFVTAIANPKGWAFFIALLPPFIDDSLPMISQLPILILMILSLEFLCLIIYASGGSTLRKILQDSSNVRLINKIAGTLMIGIGVWLASS, from the coding sequence TTGGATTTAGTAAATATAACATTACTTTTAGTTTTTATTCCCACTTTCTTTTTTGTATCAATTACCCCTGGAATGTGTATGACTCTTGCTCTTAGTATGGGAATGAGTATAGGATTAAAAAAAACATTTTATATGATGTATGGTGAACTTATAGGAGTAGGGCTAGTAGCAACTTCTTCTGTAATTGGTGTAGCAACAATTATGCTTAAATACCCTACAATATTTCTTTTTTTAAAATATGGTGGTGGAGCATATTTAGCTTATCTTGGTATTCAAATGTGGATGTCAAAGGGTAAGATGGCTTTAAAACTTGATAAAAGTTGTGAGTTTAATATCTCAAAAAAATCACTTGCTATGCAAGGTTTTGTAACTGCAATTGCTAATCCAAAAGGATGGGCATTTTTTATAGCACTTTTGCCACCTTTTATAGATGATTCTTTACCTATGATTTCTCAATTACCAATTTTGATATTGATGATTTTATCTTTAGAGTTTTTGTGTTTAATAATTTATGCCTCAGGTGGAAGTACACTTAGAAAAATTTTACAAGATAGTTCAAATGTTAGATTAATAAATAAAATTGCCGGAACACTTATGATAGGTATTGGAGTTTGGTTAGCTTCTAGTTAA